The Nymphaea colorata isolate Beijing-Zhang1983 chromosome 5, ASM883128v2, whole genome shotgun sequence DNA segment ATCCTTTAATATTGAACTCactcccatatatatatatatatatatatatatatagagagagagagagagagaggaatgtcTGGAAAGTCTAGCTTGAGACACTTTGTTCATTCATTCAAACACCTAAGCTATTGTACAAGTTATGCGATTCATTCTCAAAGTTTCGAGTGTAGATATCATGAATTGCTTAGAAAAACAAATTGGATCCAAGTAATATTCGAACCATTGATTATTGAAGAACTTGAAAGCCACCTTCATGAACTGAAGATCCAAATTTGTTTTGCCCATATCTTTTTCCCTCAAAGAGCCATGTTATTGGTCTTTCAGAAAGTGAGTTGCCGAAAAGATCCACTAAGCTTGGGCTATTTAAAGCTGAGAGACCCGTAatagttttggatccaaacccTAGAAAAGTACGTAGTAGAGGAGTTACATTTGTATTGGGCATCGAATCCGGTTGTCCGATTTGATCGTATTGGGCTAACAAGAAAAGTGGTTTCTTTCAACTTCAAGAAATGGAAATATGAGATCCAAAATAGTGGACTCAATAAAACGGTGATCCAAAGTCCTAACGGGAAACGTATGAGATATAAGAGCGCTTATCTaaagtttcaaaaataataTGACATTAGGACAGCGAGATCTGAAAATATAATGAACTACTATGAACGTTATATaagaaataaagcaaaaagTTACAGGAAATTTGTACATCTTGTCATAATATCCCAATAATGTGACAATAATGACATGAAAACTttatttatgctttttttttaattttcatttttgagcATCCCTTTTATTATAATTCTCAAAGAGTCATCTTTTATGGTTTAATTTTATAATAAGAGCTACACTTTAGctgaattttttatgaaaactgtCGCTAAGAACATGAGGGTTAACTTTAATTAACTTAGAAACGGAAAAAACCGTTAGCTgcaaataaatttattgcataagagaaaagaaagaaaagttagctgcaaataattttataaattttcactaaattatatttttatcgTTTTCgtaagcaattttttttcatatttgacagTTGTTAGTAGTTTATTGAAAACTGTagcttttatttaaaaaaataaaaaaatgttatttagaaaaagaaaaagcaaaacgAGCTCTGTAAAGAGTAAAGTCCTGGCTAAggatgtttatgttttattttgaagatgtacataaaagcctttaatattaaaagaaatatatatatatatagtaatgaAAGGTTGCATACATAGGATAAGTCAGTTGTGGGCtgtgtgtgggcaattgctcatACGGACTCCAAAAAagtttattatatttatatgcatattttccagcaaattttcttatttacatactGGTGCTCTTTCAAAACTTAAAGCTTTACACCTAATGCTCCTTAGTTAGAATTTTGTTATCTCCATCCTTCGTTCCATATGAATAAAAACATATGACCTTGTGTTTGGATACAGTATATTAAAATGTGTCTAAAACCATTTAAtcttatgaaaaaatataaaatcaagtaAGTTCAGGTGAATGAAGGAATTATGACACGCTGCCAGAAAAAGAGAGCAGTGGAAgccactttctttttctctgtagATCATATTTCCGGCATCAAGGAAAAGTgttgtttttggattttctgaactaaaatgtattcaaatgtgtttaatattatgaaaaaaaatatagaattgAAGGtttttattaaatgaaaaaggaTTATGATCCATTAAAAGGTTGTTTGGAATTTCCAGTAGCCGCTCGTCTCGTTTGCCCGCGCTTCAGTTcccgcctctctctctgtctctctgtcaGTGTCTCTTTTGGAGAACGATGGTCGTTGCCTGAAGACTAGGAGCTTCACAGGATGCTTAATGTACAGCTGACGTAATGTTCTTCTTGCTTATGAGTCCAAACCCTAGATGCTATCATCcatatttctgtgtttgttATCTACCAGTACATATGATTTATCTGATTATCTTATGGGGAGTCAATTCAAATGGGTTTTCAGCAGAATTATGATGACCCAAAAACTTGTTATAGTTCTATTGATCTTTTCTAGTTGATTCAGATTGCCGtcaataatgtttcttttttcatgtattttatttctTATCGCCATTTTGCTTTTATCTTCATGGAAATTGAGGCGAGGATTAATGGAGAGCTGGAGAAGTGGTGCTTTACTGTTATCGTTTTGAGGGGCACCTGTTGATGGATCGTGTTCTTGGGTTGTAGATGCAAGGTTGGTACTGGTTTGGAAATGCTGGGTCGCGCTGCGCGTCGATGGATTTCCACGTCATTCGCTGAGGGTCCCTTTGTCGAAGCGCCGAGGCCGTGGCTCTTCGTCGGCTTGGGAAATCCGGGACAGAAATTCCAAGGTACCAGACACAACGTGAGTGCAACTCTTTGACTTATATGTTGCATTGCATCTGTTGTTTTTGAAATCTTGATTGTAGATTGGATCTGAGATGAACATATATGTTGCGTTGCATCTGTTGGTATTGATAAGCATTGTTTTAAATGGTAGATTGGGTTTGAGATGAACATGTGTGTTGTATTGCATCTGTTCCTATTGTTAAGTCTTGTTTCGGATCGTAGGTTGGGTTTGAGATGATTGATGCTTTTGCTGAATCGGAAGGAATCTCCATGGACACGGTTCACTGTAAAGCCTTGTTTGGAAAAGGTTTGTCGTCCCTGTGGAAGGCATCTAGCGTTGCtgtttttaattaattcaatTGCCTGTTGTAGCAGCTTTGATAGAAATTCTTGGAATaatcgtttttttttattttggaactTTTCCAGGTCTTGTGGAAAATACACCAGTATTTCTGGCAAAGCCTCAGACCTATATGAATTTGAGCGGTGAATCAGTTAGTAATCAACGATTACCTTTGcgaaaattcatttttctatttgCGCTTCTTATTGCCTTTGCCATTCTGTTTTATTTACATGCTCTCTGTTTTATTTACATGCTCTGGTTACCGTAATATGTTGCcactgagttttttttttgtttgaagcaCGTGtattattttgcattttatatAAAGTCTAAGATCAAGTTATCTATTGTTCTACATACCGAACAGAAATTGCGTTGATAGCCTTGTAAATATACTGATGCAATACATTGACAAGTAAATGAATGACCCTGGGGCCACTTACATTGCCAAGTAGCAGCATTAGGTAGCCTAATCAATGGCACTTGTTTTCTTATTAGGTTTTGCTGAAGTTTGATCTTAAGAGGGTCATAATAGGAAGAAGGTAAATCAGTCCTTATTATCAATCTGATACTTTGCCTGGAGTTATTACAAGGATGACTAACATCCAATGATTCCGTTACAACTTTTGGGTCTGCCCAGTCCAGATTGTCCGCTATTCATGCAAAGACAATAAAGACATTGAAAAACATATTGGTTCTCGAATTTGAAAAAAGTGTAGCCAACTCCTTTATTGCTGCAGGAGAGGATGTTCATTGCTGACTTGTGCATGGAGTGGCGTCTTCCAAATATCATATGATGGATAATGGTTTAGACATCGAGATCTTGTCAAAAAGACTTGTGGATGGTGTTAAGTCTTGTTCTTGCAAATTATAGTCCAGAATCCTACtaatttgttcctttttttcgtGTAATTTTCTGCAACAGAAACAGATGTTTCTTCTCCATCACTTTAGACTGGAAACATAGTAAGATACCTGTTAGTTAACTGCAGGTGTCTTTTTCTTGCATCCTCCACATGCATCCTTGTCTTCTGTTCATTGTTAATGCTTGGAAAGGCTTAAGAAAATGTTGAGAGCAATAAAAGAATGCTAACCATGCAGTAGTTCATTTACTCCcatttttttctccaatttaAGAAGTAAATACTTCACTGATTGAGCAGAGAATAATCATGCTTTAGTATGTTTTCTTGGATGGATAAGATGTCTCAAATGTACTCTTTTGGGGACATCTCATCTCAAAATTACTTCCTAAATCAAACACGAAATTGAGTGTCTCTATCCCGATTCTCAAAATAGAGTGGAAACAATCATGACATAGGGGTGCGACTGTAGAGACAGTGTCTGAGACGTTCCTCCCACGACTGCATGTCTAAGATGGTGTCCTGACATGCTGTAATGGAGACTCAAACACAACCTCAAAACCATTGGATTGGTATCTTTTTCATCCAATTTATACGTAACATCACTATCAGGAGAATTTTGTTTAGAATTTCTGCCATGGATATTTAGTCAGATGTATGATCATTCGACATGCCTATTAGAAGGAAGTTCAAGAAATCCAATTTGTATAATCTTTTCATCTCTTCATATTTTCTGACTACAAGGATAAAGTGCATGCCTTGTAATTTAACAGGTTGAGAATCATCAGAAGGATTTTGTAGTCTTATAGGGTTAGATTGTGTAACAAAACTCTTTGCCGGTTAGTGTTTGGCACTTGGTGCCATGATTACAGTTGACCATTAGTGTGTTGATGTTCAAGGTTTCAAATGGACCGGACTGGCTAATGAATTTTTGTACTTCAGGTTGCTATCAAATACTGCTCCTGATTGACTTGCAGATGCCCTCTTATTTTGGTCTGTGTTAGTTGACTTTATTTGGGTTGGCTGGTATAATGTTTGGCTTGTGTGCTAGATTGATGAAGTGGGTGCACTTCTTACCAaaggttttgaatttttttatctatatttcTATCAAGTTGAGttaaatgaatatttttctaGTTGCAAAAAAGGGCTCATTTCATCTGATGAGAGCAACTTATAAGGCTAAGTTGACAGGGCATTAGAAATTCAGAAGTTCAAAATATATGAGAGGTAGTGTTTTCTTGCTTATTTGctggtgagttttttttttttttttttctttgctgtaCCATCTAACAGGGACTTTTCTAAATTCTAATGATTATCAATATAAGCTTTGTACTGATCTTATTCTATGTTTTGACATTGTATTGTATAATAGTTACTTCGTTATGCAATAGGAGGAATCAGTTAAGTCATTCCTAACAGAACCTTCTCCGAATAGGAATAGttaatctaaattttgatattgcTGCTGATGCTAATCACTTTTTCTTATCAAAAGTTACTGTCAAAAAGCTAATCTATGTCTTTCTTGCTACATTGACTGCAGAGTGGACCACTTGCAGCATACTATAAGTTACCTCTCAGTCGTGTCCTCCTGgtatgttctctttttttttttcattgcacGTTTGATTTTACTGGGAAATGAGATATGCTGAATCTCTGTGAACTCAAGTTGATCCCAAAGAATTTGGAAACAAGTGGTTCTTTGTGCTTGTTATGTTGTAACTTTGTCagtgtttttctttgttttttaatcaggaggatttttttttattagtatcTGATTCATCAACCAGCCTTTTACTATTCGTGGAGTAAACAGAGAGGAAAACACCTGTGGCTGATGGTTTGCAGGGTCCGCTATTTTATTTCTTCAAGCCTTCTTCCAGATTTCTGAGCAATAATTTTTGTAACTATTAGATGCATTTATATGATGAAGGAAATGATGAGCATGAAAAGGGGAAGGATTTGAAATTATGGCTGAGTTCGATAAATTACTTTTATTGCGGTCTCTTGAGTTCACCTGAAGTTTTATTCTCTTTCACAGAAATCTTATTAAATATACTCATTCTTTTAACTAAATGTGGACTTGTTTATTGCTTATAGGCTTTTGATGATATGGACTTGCCATGTGGAGTTCTTCGACTACAACCAAAAGGAGGACATGGAGGGCACAATGGGTATGAAATGCACAGGCTCTTGAACATCGCT contains these protein-coding regions:
- the LOC116254920 gene encoding peptidyl-tRNA hydrolase, mitochondrial; this encodes MLNVQLTCKVGTGLEMLGRAARRWISTSFAEGPFVEAPRPWLFVGLGNPGQKFQGTRHNVGFEMIDAFAESEGISMDTVHCKALFGKGLVENTPVFLAKPQTYMNLSGESSGPLAAYYKLPLSRVLLAFDDMDLPCGVLRLQPKGGHGGHNGLKSVIYHFRGNSEFARLRIGIGRPPGQMDPKAFLLQKFNATARERIDAALKEGVEVLRHLISKGLAESSRRFNNEQKYKHCNL